A single genomic interval of Musa acuminata AAA Group cultivar baxijiao chromosome BXJ3-4, Cavendish_Baxijiao_AAA, whole genome shotgun sequence harbors:
- the LOC135635625 gene encoding uncharacterized protein LOC135635625: MGKQGKERAKARREQRLREISRLRKLPYSSVDRWWSSETVAVVTGANRGIGYEIARQLAVHGLRVIVTARDADRGRAAADGLRGEGLNVEFRQLDVSRPESVESFAKWIAEKYGGLDILVNNAGVNFNTGTDNSVEFAEEVIATNYFGTKRMIEIFISMMRPSTSGARILNVSSRLGRVNGRRNRVGDMTLREQLLKDHCLSEELIDDMVTNFLCQVKEGTWASNDWPQMYTDYSVSKLAVNLFTRLMARRLADRPEGHKIYINCYCPGWVKTAMTGWAGNTSAEEGADTGVWVALLPCQLLTTGNFFAERREISF, encoded by the exons ATGGGCAAGCAGGGAAAGGAACGAGCCAAAGCGAGGCGGGAGCAGCGGCTCCGAGAGATCTCCCGGCTCCGGAAGCTACCTTATTCATCTGTTGACAG ATGGTGGTCGTCGGAGACGGTGGCCGTGGTGACGGGCGCTAACCGGGGGATTGGTTACGAGATAGCGCGCCAGCTCGCCGTCCATGGCCTGCGCGTCATCGTCACCGCAAGAGACGCCGATCGTGGCCGTGCCGCGGCGGACGGACTCCGGGGCGAAGGCCTCAACGTGGAGTTTCGGCAGCTTGACGTTTCGCGTCCTGAATCCGTGGAATCATTTGCAAAGTGGATCGCTGAGAAGTATGGCGGACTTGACATCCTG GTAAATAATGCAGGTGTCAACTTTAACACAGGCACTGATAATTCTGTTGAGTTTGCTGAAGAGGTCATTGCCACAAACTATTTTGGGACAAAACGGATGATCGAAATCTTTATCTCAATGATGCGTCCTTCTACTTCTGGTGCTCGAATACTGAACGTTAGCTCAAGGCTTGGCAGAGTTAATGGTAGACGGAAT agaGTGGGCGACATGACCTTGAGAGAGCAATTACTAAAAGATCATTGCCTTTCTGAGGAGCTGATTGATGATATGGTCACTAATTTCCTCTGCCAAGTGAAGGAGGGAACTTGGGCATCAAATGACTGGCCTCAGATGTACACAGATTATTCAGTATCAAAACTGGCAGTCAATCTGTTCACCCGACTAATGGCACGGAGGCTCGCCGACAGACCAGAAGGTCATAAGATCTACATAAATTGCTACTGTCCAGGATGGGTGAAGACTGCTATGACAGGTTGGGCAGGAAATACTTCAGCTGAAGAAGGTGCAGATACTGGAGTTTGGGTTGCGTTGCTACCTTGCCAACTATTGACCACAGGAAACTTTTTTGCTGAGAGGCGTGAGATCAGCTTCTGA